In Spodoptera frugiperda isolate SF20-4 chromosome 1, AGI-APGP_CSIRO_Sfru_2.0, whole genome shotgun sequence, the following are encoded in one genomic region:
- the LOC118273025 gene encoding long-chain fatty acid transport protein 4, with protein sequence MVLVLAALGAACAAVLFTQGFLCMLVSIIILGIVYLLAFHQRWLYVAIKTTPRDLRALLSYIKILWLTRKFSSKDLTLPDIFHDVVSRHPDKPCFLFQDEVWTFKEVEDYSLRVTAVLKAQGIKKGSIVGLLVNNCPQQPALWMGIARLGAITPLINTNQRGNALIHSVNVAKCDALIFSDEYQSAIQDVAKDLSPSLKLFKFSQRPLKTSNSKSEGSGDGIADFTNLVETTSPAPWTLADADGFQGKLLYIYTSGTTGLPKAAVISNARFVFMATGLHYMGLEGNDVFYCPLPLYHTAGGVISVGQAIIFGCTVALKAKFSASQYFPDCVKYKATAAHYIGEMCRYVLATPPSPADTQHSVRVIYGNGLRPQIWKDFVKRFNIQSVTEFYGATEGNANIANVDGTPGAIGFVSRIFPKVYPIAIIKVNQETGEPIRNSKGLCQLAEPNEPGVFIGKIQASNPARQYLGYVDKAASDKKVVQNVFHFGDSAFISGDILVADEFGYLFFRDRTGDTFRWRGENVSTTEVEAAISRVADHRDAVVYGVLVPNTEGRAGMCGIVDVDGTLDLDKLCRDLARDLPVYARPVFIRVMDSLDMTGTFKMKKTDLQKDGFDPKLAKKDRLYYLDLKQGRYLPLGVEEYDKIISGQIRL encoded by the exons ATGGTGCTCGTACTCGCCGCGCTCGGGGCCGCCTGTGCCGCCGTTTTGTTCACCCAAGGATTCCTCTGTATGTTGGTGTCTATTATAATACTTGGTATTGTTTACCTCCTTGCATTCCACCAACGCTGGTTATACGTCGCCATCAAAACTACTCCAAGAGATCTCAG ggCTCTATTGTCATACATAAAGATCTTATGGCTAACAAGGAAGTTTAGTAGCAAAGACTTGACTCTGCCGGATATATTCCACGATGTGGTCAGTAGACATCCGGACAAACCATGTTTCTTGTTCCAAGATGAAGTCTGGACTTTCAAAGAG gtAGAAGACTACAGTTTGCGTGTCACAGCCGTGCTAAAAGCTCAAGGCATAAAGAAAGGAAGCATTGTAGGACTATTGGTGAACAACTGCCCACAACAGCCGGCTCTATGGATGGGGATAGCTCGGCTAGGAGCCATCACGCCACTGATTAACACGAACCAAAGAGGGAATGCATTGATCCATTCAGTTAACGTCGCTAAATGTGACGCACTCATATTCTCTGACGAATACCAATCTG CCATTCAAGATGTAGCTAAAGACTTAAGTCCCTCTTTGAAGCTATTCAAGTTCTCCCAACGACCTTTGAAGACTTCCAATTCCAAGTCTGAAGGCAGTGGAGATGGTATCGCCGATTTCACCAACTTGGTGGAGACCACATCACCAGCGCCCTGGACCTTGGCTGATGCTGATGGTTTCCAAGGAAAGCTGTTGTATATCTACACGTCTGGAACTACTGGATTGCCTAAAGCTGCTGTTATTTCTAATGCTAG gTTCGTCTTCATGGCAACTGGACTCCATTACATGGGTTTGGAAGGGAACGATGTGTTCTACTGCCCTCTCCCTCTCTACCACACCGCGGGAGGAGTGATCAGTGTCGGCCAAGCCATTATATTTGGCTGCACAGTCGCACTGAAAGCCAAATTCTCTGCTTCTCAGTACTTCCCCGACTGTGTCAAGTATAAGGCTACG GCTGCCCACTACATAGGCGAGATGTGTCGCTACGTGTTGGCCACGCCCCCCTCGCCTGCGGACACGCAGCATAGCGTGCGTGTCATCTACGGCAATGGACTTAGACCTCAG ATCTGGAAAGATTTCGTCAAGAGATTCAACATCCAGTCGGTGACAGAGTTCTACGGGGCGACTGAAGGAAACGCCAACATAG CGAACGTGGACGGTACACCAGGCGCCATTGGCTTCGTATCCAGAATATTCCCCAAAGTATACCCCATCGCCATCATCAAAGTGAACCAGGAGACTGGAGAGCCTATCCGGAACTCGAAAGGACTTTGTCAG CTAGCAGAACCAAACGAGCCGGGAGTGTTTATCGGCAAGATCCAAGCTAGCAACCCGGCGCGACAGTACCTCGGGTACGTGGACAAGGCAGCTTCAGACAAGAAGGTCGTTCAAAATGTCTTCCATTTCGGAGATTCCGCGTTTATATCAG GTGACATCTTAGTAGCAGATGAGTTTGGTTACCTGTTCTTCCGCGACCGTACAGGCGACACGTTTAGATGGCGCGGAGAAAACGTGTCCACTACTGAAGTCGAAGCCGCCATTTCTAGAGTCGCTGACCATAGAGACGCTGTCGTTTATGGTGTATTg GTGCCCAACACGGAAGGTAGAGCGGGTATGTGTGGGATAGTGGACGTGGACGGTACCCTGGACCTGGACAAGCTGTGCAGAGACCTGGCGAGAGACCTGCCCGTATACGCCAGACCTGTGTTCATCAGGGTCATGGATAGCTTAGATATGACTG GtacatttaaaatgaagaaGACTGATCTACAAAAGGATGGTTTTGACCCGAAACTAGCAAAGAAAGACAGGCTTTACTACTTAGATCTGAAACAAGGCCGGTATCTACCGCTAGGCGTGGAAGAATATGACAAAATCATTAGTGGACAAATTAGGCTGTGA